Proteins encoded in a region of the Flavobacteriales bacterium genome:
- a CDS encoding TfoX/Sxy family protein, translating to MAYDEFLADRIRQIFKEQNTSFYEKKMMGGLVFMVDDKMCCGLSFNKKVGKELLMARIGEDAFEQNKDQPGCYPMDFTGRPMKGYAFIDEDGYDLDDDLERWVMLCIAFNPFAKSSKR from the coding sequence ATGGCATACGACGAATTTCTAGCAGATAGAATCAGGCAAATTTTTAAAGAGCAAAACACCTCTTTTTATGAAAAGAAAATGATGGGAGGACTAGTGTTTATGGTCGATGACAAAATGTGTTGTGGACTTTCATTTAATAAGAAAGTGGGTAAAGAGTTATTAATGGCTCGAATTGGAGAAGATGCCTTTGAGCAAAACAAAGATCAACCAGGTTGTTATCCAATGGATTTTACAGGCAGACCGATGAAAGGATATGCCTTTATTGATGAAGACGGTTATGATCTCGATGATGATTTAGAACGTTGGGTAATGCTTTGCATAGCGTTTAATCCCTTTGCTAAAAGTAGTAAACGTTAA
- a CDS encoding 5'-nucleotidase C-terminal domain-containing protein encodes MANLTKYIALLGVSILLIACNKTLQITDSNSSNQSVSANIAASTFADSIIAPYRDSMKASMDEVLNETLVDLEVGVPEGLLGDFVTDLTFDRTRNEAKSVPDFCILNNGGLRTPVLKGAITRGKIFELMPFENEIVIVEISPDKMLDLIEYVRSKSLMGDSRKAGVPVSNFRMQMSNGKVSNIMINNRQYSKHKNYKVVTTDYLANGGDNMNFFLNPINIEKTGLKLRDIIIDHVIELKKRNIAINLALDGRIHNAE; translated from the coding sequence ATGGCAAATTTAACAAAATATATTGCTCTTTTGGGGGTTAGCATTCTTTTAATCGCATGCAACAAAACCTTACAAATTACTGATTCGAATTCTTCTAACCAATCAGTTAGCGCAAATATAGCTGCCTCTACTTTTGCAGATTCGATTATCGCTCCCTACAGAGACAGTATGAAAGCTAGTATGGATGAAGTTTTAAATGAAACATTGGTTGATTTAGAAGTTGGTGTTCCAGAGGGGTTATTGGGTGATTTTGTTACAGATTTAACTTTTGATCGAACTAGAAACGAAGCTAAAAGTGTTCCTGACTTTTGTATTCTAAACAATGGAGGATTACGTACACCTGTTTTAAAAGGAGCGATTACAAGAGGAAAAATTTTTGAATTAATGCCTTTTGAGAATGAAATTGTAATTGTTGAAATTTCTCCAGATAAAATGTTAGATTTAATTGAATATGTTCGTAGTAAATCATTGATGGGCGATTCGAGGAAAGCAGGAGTTCCTGTAAGCAACTTTAGAATGCAGATGAGCAATGGAAAGGTTTCCAATATTATGATTAACAATCGTCAATATAGTAAGCATAAAAATTATAAAGTTGTTACTACAGATTATTTAGCCAACGGAGGAGACAATATGAACTTTTTTCTAAACCCTATCAACATCGAAAAAACGGGCTTAAAGTTAAGAGACATTATTATTGACCATGTTATTGAGTTGAAAAAAAGAAATATAGCTATAAATTTAGCACTAGACGGAAGAATACACAATGCAGAATAG
- a CDS encoding DUF4159 domain-containing protein — protein sequence MNSVKFKIVIIGSILVSLFSFKPTQGYEFAVLKYNGGGDWYSNPSALPNLVKFCNENLNTTINPAVKDVDVGSVELFNYPFIHMTGHGNVVFSANEAENLRKYLIGGGFLHISDNYGMDKFVRTEMKKVFPELEFIELPFNHKIYHQKYNFNKGLPKIHEHDNKAPQGFGLEYEGRLVCFYDFECDLGDGWEDEAVHNDSKEARTKALQMGANIVQYALIGE from the coding sequence ATGAATAGCGTAAAGTTTAAAATAGTTATTATTGGAAGTATTCTAGTGAGCTTATTCTCTTTTAAGCCCACCCAAGGATATGAATTCGCTGTATTAAAGTATAATGGAGGAGGAGATTGGTATTCGAACCCAAGTGCATTGCCTAATTTGGTTAAGTTTTGTAATGAAAACTTAAATACAACAATTAATCCTGCAGTAAAAGATGTCGATGTTGGGAGCGTTGAATTGTTCAATTATCCTTTTATACACATGACAGGGCATGGAAATGTTGTTTTTAGTGCTAATGAAGCAGAAAATTTAAGAAAATATTTAATTGGAGGAGGCTTTCTACATATCTCTGATAATTATGGGATGGATAAGTTTGTACGAACTGAAATGAAAAAGGTGTTTCCTGAGTTAGAGTTTATCGAATTACCATTTAACCATAAAATTTACCATCAAAAATATAACTTTAATAAAGGATTACCCAAAATACATGAACACGATAACAAAGCTCCTCAAGGATTTGGACTAGAGTACGAAGGGCGTTTAGTTTGTTTTTACGATTTTGAATGTGATCTTGGTGATGGCTGGGAAGATGAAGCTGTTCATAACGATAGTAAAGAAGCAAGAACTAAAGCACTTCAAATGGGAGCGAATATTGTTCAGTATGCCTTGATTGGGGAATGA
- a CDS encoding acyl-CoA thioesterase, with translation MYTSEIKLRVRYSETDKMGYCHHSNYAQYFEMGRTELMRELGISYLDMENRGVMLPVLDLQTKFLIPAYYDDELTVKTHLKEYPGVRITFHYETFKADGTKINTAKTTLAFVNAETMRPIKPPTFFLEKVQDLLA, from the coding sequence ATGTATACTTCTGAAATAAAATTAAGGGTAAGATATTCTGAAACCGATAAAATGGGATATTGCCACCATAGTAACTATGCACAGTACTTTGAAATGGGAAGAACTGAGTTAATGAGAGAATTGGGGATTAGTTATTTAGATATGGAGAATAGAGGGGTAATGTTGCCTGTTTTAGATCTTCAAACAAAATTCTTAATTCCAGCATATTACGATGATGAATTAACAGTCAAAACACATTTAAAAGAGTATCCAGGCGTACGAATTACATTTCATTATGAAACGTTTAAAGCTGATGGAACAAAAATTAATACAGCCAAGACAACATTAGCTTTTGTGAATGCTGAAACAATGCGGCCAATTAAACCACCAACATTCTTTTTGGAAAAAGTACAAGATTTATTAGCTTAG
- a CDS encoding ACP phosphodiesterase, producing the protein MNYLAHIALSGKNTNIMLGNFIGDFVKGDDFHQYPQDFQTGILLHRSIDSFTDSHPIALQSKRRFYENFPKVGGIITDIIYDYFLCQNWDSFYAIDLDKFITQTYKTLDQNQHHLHKNMQYLYSHLTQNDWFRRYQTQEGTALSLTQIGGRINYSKDLGTAFEIVNANYDDFQKEFNSFYLALQKHCEDFLSKHQN; encoded by the coding sequence ATGAACTATTTAGCACACATAGCGCTTTCAGGAAAAAACACCAATATTATGTTGGGGAATTTTATTGGTGATTTTGTCAAAGGAGATGATTTTCATCAATACCCTCAAGACTTTCAGACGGGGATTTTATTGCATCGTTCTATTGATTCTTTTACAGATAGTCATCCAATTGCCTTACAAAGTAAACGACGTTTTTATGAAAATTTTCCTAAGGTTGGTGGGATTATCACTGATATTATTTACGATTATTTTCTGTGCCAAAATTGGGACAGTTTTTATGCTATTGATTTAGATAAATTTATTACACAAACGTATAAAACCCTAGATCAGAACCAACATCACTTACATAAGAATATGCAATACCTCTATAGTCATTTAACACAAAATGATTGGTTTAGAAGATATCAAACTCAAGAAGGAACAGCGCTTTCTCTAACACAAATTGGAGGTAGAATAAATTATTCAAAAGATTTGGGAACAGCTTTTGAAATTGTTAATGCAAACTATGATGATTTCCAAAAGGAATTCAACTCCTTTTATTTAGCTTTACAAAAACATTGCGAGGACTTCCTCAGTAAACATCAAAATTAA